One region of Lactobacillus johnsonii genomic DNA includes:
- a CDS encoding replication-associated recombination protein A, with product MQPLAYRMRPKNLDEVVGQEHLVGNKKIIRRMVEAKLLSSMILYGPPGIGKTSIASAIAGSTKYAFRKLNAATDTKKDLQIVAEEGKMSGTVILLLDEIHRLDKTKQDFLLPLLESGNIILIGATTENPYISISPAIRSRCQIFELHRLKKMDISHAIDRALKDSETGLGKYNVELTKDARDLLIEKGNGDLRATLNALELAVLSTKEEKQENADNKLVIDKAEMQDSIQFKSQNYDANGDGHYDLLSAFQKSIRGSDTDAALYYLGNLCESGDLVAICRRLLVIAYEDIGLANPPACSRTVNAVQAAQMVGLPEARIILSNTVIELCLSPKSNSAITAIDSAISDIQNKQNDPIPDSLKDAHYKGAATLNHGVSYLYPHDFQGDWVAQQYLPNNLKNVSYFNPKGNSKIEEALKRQYLRLKKMQKDGLEK from the coding sequence ATGCAACCTCTTGCTTATCGTATGCGCCCCAAAAACTTAGATGAAGTTGTTGGTCAAGAACATTTAGTAGGAAATAAGAAAATAATTAGACGAATGGTCGAGGCCAAACTTCTATCTTCCATGATTCTTTATGGACCTCCTGGCATTGGAAAAACTAGTATTGCCAGCGCAATTGCAGGATCCACTAAATATGCATTTAGAAAACTTAATGCAGCAACCGACACAAAAAAAGATCTTCAAATCGTTGCCGAAGAAGGAAAAATGAGTGGGACTGTCATCCTACTTTTAGATGAAATTCATCGTTTAGACAAAACAAAACAAGACTTTTTATTACCTCTTCTAGAATCAGGAAATATTATTTTAATCGGTGCCACGACAGAAAATCCCTATATTTCCATCTCTCCTGCTATTCGATCCAGATGTCAGATTTTTGAATTACATCGTCTAAAAAAAATGGATATTTCGCATGCGATTGATCGGGCTCTTAAAGATTCCGAAACAGGATTAGGTAAATACAATGTAGAGTTAACAAAAGATGCACGTGATCTACTAATTGAAAAAGGAAATGGCGATTTAAGGGCAACCCTTAACGCATTAGAACTAGCAGTTCTATCGACAAAAGAAGAAAAACAGGAGAACGCTGATAATAAACTAGTAATTGATAAAGCTGAAATGCAAGATTCCATCCAATTTAAATCTCAAAATTACGATGCAAATGGTGATGGCCACTATGATTTATTATCTGCCTTTCAGAAATCAATTCGGGGTTCTGACACAGATGCAGCACTTTATTATCTAGGGAATCTCTGCGAATCTGGCGACTTAGTAGCAATCTGTAGACGATTGTTGGTCATTGCCTATGAAGATATTGGACTCGCTAATCCCCCGGCCTGCAGTCGTACAGTTAATGCAGTACAAGCTGCTCAAATGGTAGGTCTACCAGAAGCGCGAATTATTTTGTCAAATACTGTCATTGAACTCTGCCTATCGCCCAAAAGTAATAGTGCAATTACTGCAATTGATTCAGCAATAAGTGACATTCAAAATAAGCAGAATGATCCTATCCCTGATAGTCTAAAGGACGCCCACTACAAAGGAGCAGCTACCTTAAATCATGGTGTTTCTTATCTTTATCCCCATGACTTTCAAGGTGATTGGGTTGCACAACAATACTTACCTAACAACTTAAAAAATGTCTCCTACTTCAATCCAAAAGGTAATTCAAAAATTGAAGAGGCATTAAAAAGACAATATTTGCGTCTAAAAAAAATGCAAAAAGATGGGCTGGAAAAGTAA
- a CDS encoding universal stress protein — translation MLKQYQHIQVAVDGSKEADVAFSKAVEVAKRNGATLEILHVVDTRAFQDVSSFDSAMVEQVSEEAKTKIEEYYNRAKDAGVKDVHYSIEFGSPKNIIAHEFPEEHNIDLIILGATGLNAVERLLIGSITEYVTRTAACDVLVIRQPAAQSEDIKKNRKN, via the coding sequence ATGTTAAAACAATACCAACATATCCAAGTTGCCGTCGATGGTTCAAAAGAAGCTGACGTTGCATTTAGCAAAGCTGTTGAAGTAGCCAAAAGAAACGGTGCTACTCTTGAGATTTTACACGTAGTAGATACCCGTGCATTTCAAGATGTTTCTAGCTTTGATTCAGCAATGGTTGAACAAGTATCTGAAGAGGCAAAAACTAAAATTGAAGAATATTATAATCGGGCTAAAGATGCCGGAGTTAAAGATGTTCACTATTCAATTGAATTTGGTTCTCCCAAGAATATCATTGCTCATGAATTTCCAGAAGAACACAATATCGATTTGATAATTTTAGGTGCTACTGGTTTAAACGCTGTAGAAAGATTATTAATTGGTAGTATTACGGAGTACGTTACCCGTACTGCAGCTTGTGATGTTCTTGTAATTCGTCAACCAGCTGCACAAAGCGAAGATATTAAGAAAAATAGAAAAAATTAA
- a CDS encoding FtsW/RodA/SpoVE family cell cycle protein, which yields MTKVENKADWYDRIAWGVVVPVFLLAVISLYGIWVATVNDPKMGSPVKAVITQAVWYLVSIALVIFVMQFDAEQLFKIAPIAYGIGIILLIAVLFLYNRQVFADTGAKSWFKLGPLTFQPSEIMKPAFILMLARVVERHNEQYAHTFKTDWLLIGKIFAWLIPVAVLLKLQNDFGTMLVFFAIVGGVILVSGITWKIIIPVYGVVFIIGATAILLVTTPGGQAFLGSAFNFRAYQFQRINSWLNPSQDTSSGAYQLWQSMKAIGSGQIWGHGFGKVSVYVPVRTSDMVFSVIGESLGFVGCCALILIYFYLIFQMVKITFETKNAFYSYISTGIIMMILFHVFENIGMGIDLLPLTGIPLPFVSQGGSALLGNMIGIGLILSMKWHHKDYIFSTAGDF from the coding sequence ATGACAAAAGTTGAAAATAAAGCAGATTGGTATGATCGCATCGCATGGGGTGTAGTAGTTCCAGTCTTTTTATTAGCCGTCATCAGTTTATACGGTATTTGGGTTGCTACTGTTAACGATCCTAAAATGGGGAGTCCAGTAAAAGCGGTTATTACTCAAGCAGTTTGGTATCTTGTATCAATTGCACTGGTGATTTTCGTAATGCAATTTGATGCAGAACAACTTTTTAAAATTGCTCCAATTGCTTATGGAATTGGAATAATTTTATTAATTGCGGTTTTATTCTTGTATAACAGGCAAGTATTTGCTGATACTGGTGCGAAGAGTTGGTTTAAATTAGGACCATTAACTTTTCAACCCTCTGAAATAATGAAACCTGCCTTTATTTTAATGTTAGCAAGAGTGGTAGAACGGCATAATGAACAGTATGCCCACACTTTTAAAACAGATTGGCTTTTGATTGGTAAAATATTCGCTTGGTTAATTCCAGTTGCAGTTTTGCTAAAACTTCAAAATGACTTTGGTACCATGCTTGTGTTCTTCGCAATTGTTGGTGGGGTAATTTTAGTTTCAGGAATTACTTGGAAAATTATCATACCAGTATATGGCGTCGTCTTTATTATTGGAGCTACGGCAATCTTACTGGTTACTACACCTGGTGGACAAGCATTTTTAGGAAGTGCATTTAACTTTAGGGCCTATCAGTTTCAAAGAATTAACTCTTGGTTAAATCCATCTCAAGATACTTCTTCAGGGGCCTATCAGTTGTGGCAAAGTATGAAGGCGATTGGATCAGGTCAAATCTGGGGACATGGTTTTGGTAAAGTTAGTGTTTATGTTCCTGTTAGAACTTCCGATATGGTTTTCTCAGTTATTGGAGAATCATTAGGTTTTGTAGGATGTTGTGCTTTAATTTTGATTTATTTCTATTTAATTTTTCAAATGGTCAAAATTACTTTTGAAACAAAAAATGCATTTTACTCTTATATTTCTACAGGAATTATCATGATGATTTTATTCCACGTTTTTGAAAATATCGGAATGGGAATTGATCTTTTACCATTGACTGGTATCCCACTACCATTTGTATCTCAAGGGGGATCAGCCTTATTGGGAAATATGATTGGAATTGGGTTGATTCTATCGATGAAGTGGCACCATAAAGATTATATTTTTAGTACTGCTGGAGACTTTTAA
- a CDS encoding DUF2969 domain-containing protein, with amino-acid sequence MSRKLESIDIEVNERKGTSAPTWEVVIPGKRSIGIIEQEEERYHVVSSKTNHSLYSKTLESAINELLSYFTLHEK; translated from the coding sequence ATGTCTAGAAAATTGGAAAGTATTGATATTGAAGTTAATGAAAGAAAAGGTACTTCAGCGCCTACCTGGGAAGTTGTTATTCCTGGTAAACGTTCTATTGGAATTATTGAACAAGAAGAGGAACGCTACCATGTAGTATCTTCTAAAACAAATCATAGTCTCTATTCCAAGACTTTAGAAAGTGCTATTAATGAATTGCTTTCATACTTTACTTTGCATGAAAAATAA
- the yidD gene encoding membrane protein insertion efficiency factor YidD has product MNKLLIGLVNVYKKFISPILPPTCRYYPTCSSYMIDALKKHGAILGLIMGLARILRCNPFIKGGVDPVPDYFTLRRNPHPERYEDEIIAQAFHSNKK; this is encoded by the coding sequence ATGAATAAATTGTTAATTGGGTTAGTAAATGTTTACAAAAAATTTATTTCTCCAATTTTGCCACCAACATGTAGGTATTATCCTACCTGTTCAAGCTATATGATTGATGCTTTAAAAAAGCATGGAGCAATTTTAGGCTTAATAATGGGACTAGCGCGGATATTACGCTGTAATCCTTTTATTAAGGGAGGAGTAGATCCAGTACCGGATTATTTTACCCTGCGTCGTAATCCTCATCCTGAACGATATGAAGATGAAATTATTGCGCAGGCATTTCATTCGAATAAAAAGTAG
- a CDS encoding DNA-directed RNA polymerase subunit beta yields the protein MKRVSFNFSLVNKHLKKVGKIILYLFATMLLGAFIGCGVASGNPFAIFFPTTWIHFFEFLS from the coding sequence ATGAAGAGAGTAAGTTTTAATTTTTCATTAGTAAATAAGCATTTAAAAAAAGTAGGAAAGATTATTTTATACTTGTTTGCAACCATGCTCCTTGGAGCCTTTATTGGATGTGGTGTTGCAAGTGGTAATCCCTTTGCAATTTTCTTTCCTACAACATGGATTCATTTTTTTGAGTTTTTAAGTTAA
- a CDS encoding rod shape-determining protein codes for MARDIGIDLGTANVLINVSGKGIVLNEPSVVAVDTDKDKVVAVGTEAYKMVGRTPGNIRVIRPLKNGVIADFDITEEMLSYFIEKLNVKGFMSKPNILICAPTGVTSIEQKAIIQAAEKSGGGRVYLDFEPKVAAVGAGLDIFRPQGNMVIDIGGGTTDIAVLSMGEIVTSRSLRWAGDKMNQAIASYIKRSKNLLVGQHTAEQIKIQLGTAFEADPTKTMTVRGRDMVDGLPKQVTINELEVQKALEDGLMSIVAATKEVLEQTPPELSADIIDRGIMLTGGGALLKNIDKLITYYLQVPVLKADEPLEAVANGTGVLLKNIENHQRH; via the coding sequence GTGGCAAGAGATATAGGAATTGATTTAGGAACTGCAAATGTTCTAATAAATGTATCCGGCAAAGGTATCGTTTTAAATGAACCTTCTGTTGTTGCTGTAGATACTGATAAAGATAAAGTTGTCGCAGTCGGTACTGAGGCATATAAAATGGTGGGACGTACGCCAGGTAATATTAGAGTAATTAGACCATTGAAAAATGGTGTGATTGCAGATTTTGATATTACGGAAGAAATGCTTAGCTACTTTATTGAAAAATTAAACGTAAAAGGTTTTATGTCTAAACCTAATATTCTAATTTGTGCTCCTACTGGAGTTACTTCAATTGAGCAAAAAGCTATTATTCAAGCTGCTGAAAAATCAGGTGGAGGTAGAGTATACCTAGACTTTGAACCTAAAGTAGCAGCTGTAGGAGCAGGCTTAGATATTTTTAGACCACAAGGAAATATGGTTATTGATATTGGTGGTGGTACGACTGATATTGCTGTCTTGTCAATGGGAGAAATCGTAACTTCTCGCTCACTTCGTTGGGCTGGGGATAAAATGAATCAGGCCATTGCCAGCTACATTAAACGTAGTAAGAATCTTTTAGTGGGACAACACACTGCTGAGCAAATTAAGATTCAACTTGGGACCGCTTTTGAAGCTGATCCAACTAAGACAATGACTGTTCGTGGTCGTGATATGGTTGATGGATTGCCAAAACAAGTTACGATTAATGAATTAGAAGTTCAAAAGGCTCTTGAAGATGGTCTAATGTCAATTGTTGCTGCAACTAAAGAAGTTTTAGAACAAACTCCACCTGAATTATCTGCTGACATTATCGATCGTGGTATTATGTTAACAGGTGGTGGAGCCTTACTAAAGAATATTGATAAATTAATTACTTATTATCTCCAAGTTCCAGTTTTAAAAGCTGATGAACCATTAGAAGCTGTTGCAAATGGAACCGGTGTGTTGCTTAAAAATATTGAGAATCATCAGAGACACTAA
- a CDS encoding DUF1146 family protein: MMRQVGVHAIVSLITYLVTIAFSFRAMRGLRVDQLFKKGHTFEIQVFLLFVSIALGFIVGQFILALVDQSLALKMLF, encoded by the coding sequence ATGATGAGACAAGTAGGAGTTCATGCAATTGTCAGTCTAATCACATATTTAGTGACAATTGCGTTTTCATTCAGAGCAATGAGAGGTCTAAGAGTCGACCAATTATTTAAGAAGGGGCATACGTTTGAAATTCAAGTATTTTTACTATTTGTGTCGATTGCCTTAGGGTTTATAGTCGGACAATTTATTTTGGCATTAGTTGACCAATCATTGGCATTAAAAATGCTTTTTTAA
- a CDS encoding F0F1 ATP synthase subunit epsilon, whose amino-acid sequence MADPEKIIKVSVVTPDGIVYSHNATMVAMRAIDGDRAIMYDHLPIVTPLAIGEVRVKRTHEMNDRVDHIAVNGGYIEFSNNEATIIADSAEQARNIDVKRAQSAKKRAEQHMQEAKEKHNEREMLEAEIALRRAVNRLHVRENYGK is encoded by the coding sequence ATGGCAGATCCAGAAAAAATTATAAAAGTTAGCGTTGTAACACCTGATGGTATTGTCTATTCGCACAATGCTACAATGGTAGCAATGCGCGCAATTGATGGAGATCGTGCAATTATGTATGATCACCTTCCAATTGTTACTCCTTTAGCTATTGGTGAAGTTCGGGTAAAAAGAACGCATGAAATGAATGATCGTGTTGATCATATTGCTGTTAATGGGGGCTACATTGAGTTCTCAAATAATGAAGCAACTATCATCGCTGATAGTGCTGAACAGGCTCGCAATATTGATGTTAAACGTGCACAATCAGCTAAGAAGCGTGCTGAACAACATATGCAAGAAGCTAAAGAGAAGCACAACGAAAGAGAAATGCTAGAAGCTGAAATTGCTTTACGTCGTGCGGTTAATAGATTACATGTACGTGAAAATTACGGTAAATAG
- the atpD gene encoding F0F1 ATP synthase subunit beta, with product MSKGEIVQVIGPVVDVEFPLDKDLPDINNALRVTNNNGDTLVLEVTLELGDGVLRTISMESTDGLRRGMEVEDTGAPISVPVGKDTLGRVFNVLGDPIDGGPALGKDVKREGIHKEAPKYDELSTSEEILETGIKVIDLLEPYVRGGKVGLFGGAGVGKTTIIQELIHNIAQEHGGISVFTGVGERTREGNDLYFEMKASGVLSKTAMVFGQMNEPPGARMRVALTGLTIAEYFRDVEGLDVLLFIDNIFRFTQAGSEVSALLGRMPSAVGYQPTLATEMGQLQERITSTKKGSITSIQAVYVPADDYTDPAPATTFAHLDATTNLERRLVEQGIYPAVDPLESTSSALDPEIVGEEHYEVAVKVQHILQRYQELQDIISVLGMDELSDDEKLIVERARKIQFFLSQNFFVAEQFTGIPGSYVPIKETIKGFKMIIDGKLDDLPEDAFRNVGPIEDVIKQAEKMGVTPKNPEAKAMLEAK from the coding sequence TTGAGTAAAGGCGAAATTGTCCAAGTTATTGGACCTGTCGTTGACGTGGAATTCCCACTAGATAAAGATTTGCCTGATATTAATAACGCCTTACGTGTCACAAACAACAATGGTGATACTCTTGTTCTTGAAGTTACACTAGAACTTGGTGACGGTGTTTTAAGAACTATCTCAATGGAATCTACCGACGGTTTAAGACGTGGGATGGAAGTTGAAGACACAGGTGCTCCAATTTCTGTTCCTGTTGGTAAAGACACTTTAGGACGTGTCTTTAACGTATTAGGTGATCCAATTGATGGTGGTCCTGCTCTAGGTAAAGATGTAAAACGTGAAGGTATTCATAAAGAAGCACCTAAGTACGATGAACTAAGCACAAGTGAAGAAATTCTAGAAACTGGTATTAAAGTTATTGACTTACTTGAACCATATGTTCGTGGTGGTAAGGTTGGTCTATTCGGTGGTGCCGGTGTTGGTAAGACAACTATTATTCAGGAATTGATTCATAATATTGCCCAAGAACACGGTGGTATTTCTGTATTTACTGGTGTTGGAGAAAGAACACGTGAAGGTAACGACCTTTACTTTGAAATGAAGGCATCTGGCGTTTTATCTAAAACCGCTATGGTCTTTGGTCAGATGAATGAGCCACCTGGTGCCAGAATGCGTGTTGCATTAACTGGTTTGACTATTGCGGAGTACTTCCGTGATGTTGAAGGTTTGGACGTATTATTATTTATTGATAATATTTTCCGTTTCACTCAGGCAGGTTCTGAAGTTTCTGCTTTACTTGGTCGTATGCCAAGTGCCGTTGGTTACCAACCAACTTTGGCAACTGAAATGGGTCAATTGCAAGAACGGATTACTTCTACTAAGAAGGGATCTATTACTTCAATTCAAGCCGTTTATGTGCCAGCTGATGACTATACTGACCCAGCTCCTGCAACTACATTCGCTCACCTGGATGCTACTACTAACCTAGAACGTCGTTTGGTTGAACAAGGTATTTATCCAGCTGTTGATCCACTTGAATCAACTTCTAGTGCACTAGATCCAGAAATTGTTGGTGAAGAGCACTACGAAGTAGCTGTTAAGGTTCAACATATTTTGCAACGTTACCAAGAATTGCAAGATATTATTTCTGTTTTAGGTATGGATGAATTATCAGATGATGAGAAGCTAATTGTTGAACGAGCAAGAAAGATTCAATTCTTCCTTTCACAAAACTTCTTTGTTGCTGAACAATTTACTGGTATTCCAGGTTCCTATGTACCAATTAAGGAAACAATTAAAGGCTTCAAGATGATCATTGATGGTAAATTGGATGATCTTCCAGAAGATGCTTTCCGTAACGTTGGTCCAATTGAGGATGTTATTAAGCAAGCTGAAAAGATGGGAGTTACTCCTAAAAATCCTGAAGCAAAAGCAATGCTAGAAGCAAAGTAG